The following coding sequences are from one Thermodesulfobacteriota bacterium window:
- a CDS encoding uracil-DNA glycosylase, whose product MSDGQPPDQRVSCMHCQHFYITHEVSFPYGCRVMAFKSRQLPSITVRASSGMACQLFLPKKKDSRPGT is encoded by the coding sequence ATGAGCGACGGCCAGCCTCCTGACCAGCGCGTCAGCTGCATGCACTGCCAGCACTTCTACATCACCCACGAGGTCTCCTTCCCTTACGGCTGCCGGGTCATGGCCTTCAAGAGCCGGCAGCTGCCCTCGATCACCGTCCGTGCCAGCTCCGGCATGGCCTGCCAGCTCTTCCTGCCCAAGAAAAAGGACAGCCGCCCGGGCACCTGA
- a CDS encoding DUF721 domain-containing protein, translating to MASLLAGLLRERGWSQRLALHRSFLVWDRVVGRTIARHAQPAVIRGTVLWLAVSDPIWMQQLQLEKPRILERLNSELAGAKLTDLRFRLSPLPELEPAPPAPRSRRPRPEKLPAVVQEALAGVTDEELKGVLAGIWYRSGGGVGAPEVTGSDAAAPGDTGTQGPVPETGRSGRQEGPALSRAGRRTAPGRGG from the coding sequence ATGGCCAGCCTCCTCGCCGGCCTCCTGCGGGAGCGGGGCTGGAGCCAGCGACTGGCTCTGCACCGCTCGTTCCTGGTCTGGGATCGGGTGGTGGGCCGGACCATTGCCCGCCATGCCCAGCCGGCGGTCATCCGGGGCACGGTCCTGTGGCTGGCGGTCTCCGATCCCATCTGGATGCAGCAGCTGCAGCTGGAAAAGCCGCGCATCCTGGAGCGGCTGAACAGCGAGCTGGCCGGCGCCAAGCTGACGGATCTGCGCTTCCGCCTGAGCCCCCTGCCCGAGCTGGAGCCGGCACCGCCGGCACCGCGCAGCCGGCGGCCGCGGCCGGAGAAGCTGCCGGCTGTGGTGCAGGAGGCCCTGGCCGGCGTGACCGATGAGGAGCTGAAAGGGGTGCTGGCCGGGATCTGGTACCGGTCCGGCGGCGGGGTCGGGGCGCCCGAGGTCACCGGGAGCGATGCCGCCGCCCCGGGTGATACCGGGACCCAGGGACCCGTCCCGGAGACTGGGCGATCGGGCAGACAGGAAGGGCCGGCACTCAGCCGTGCTGGAAGGCGGACCGCTCCAGGCCGCGGAGGTTGA
- the rnc gene encoding ribonuclease III: protein MISNGKTAITPGRPSDERREQLAILQERLGYVFQEPELLHKALIHSSFAYEQAASSRDHNETLEFLGDAVLDLVIGDELFRRFPDLKEGDLTRCRAALVNEGHLATVARAIGLGGFLCLGKGEEASAGREKASILAGAFEAVCGAVYLDGGFVAAQALVQRQFDASLASVGDSELLLDAKSRLQELIQEREAATPEYLLEQAEGPDHQKIFTVSVRLGGRVLAFGRGRSKKEAEQQAAAVALAELA from the coding sequence GTGATATCAAACGGGAAAACAGCCATCACCCCCGGGCGGCCGTCGGACGAGAGACGGGAGCAGCTGGCGATCCTCCAGGAGAGGCTGGGCTATGTCTTTCAGGAGCCGGAGCTGCTGCACAAGGCACTGATCCACAGCTCCTTTGCCTACGAGCAGGCCGCCAGCAGCCGCGACCACAACGAGACCCTGGAGTTTCTGGGCGACGCGGTCCTGGATCTGGTGATCGGCGACGAGCTGTTTCGCCGCTTCCCGGATCTCAAGGAAGGCGACCTCACCCGCTGCCGTGCCGCCCTGGTCAACGAGGGACACCTGGCAACCGTGGCCCGGGCCATCGGCCTGGGCGGCTTCCTTTGCCTGGGCAAGGGGGAAGAGGCCTCGGCTGGCCGGGAGAAGGCCTCCATCCTGGCGGGCGCCTTCGAGGCGGTTTGCGGCGCGGTCTACCTGGATGGCGGCTTCGTTGCGGCCCAGGCCCTGGTGCAGCGCCAGTTCGACGCTTCCCTGGCCAGCGTCGGGGACAGCGAGCTGCTGCTGGACGCCAAGAGCCGTCTCCAGGAGCTGATCCAGGAGCGGGAGGCCGCGACCCCGGAGTACCTCCTGGAGCAGGCGGAAGGGCCGGATCACCAGAAGATCTTCACGGTGTCGGTCCGGCTGGGCGGCCGGGTCCTGGCCTTCGGCCGGGGACGGAGCAAGAAGGAGGCGGAGCAGCAGGCTGCGGCCGTGGCCCTGGCCGAGCTGGCTTAG
- a CDS encoding DUF4438 domain-containing protein — MIRTNREQLVCQSVIGEITSPQGGINPYRIDPDGRADIYPGVGGITYDLRIGDRVCGLFADHVEPGVSISNFTQVQGQPGPNRALNLLSCAGNIAKVVSGEAKGKTGRVTGKHGGIEHVLVDFEPEILESLTIGDKIQIKARGCGLALPDFPGVRVFNLDPDLIAVLELAASAQGRLEVPVTHRVPAMIMGSGIGASQSHSGDYDIQLFDRKVVEEYGLATLRFGDFVAVVDADAAYGRIFRTGSLVIGIIVHSACVLAGHGPGVMVVMTSRDGSLVPRIDPDANLRRAFARLNGAEPAAGR; from the coding sequence ATGATCCGCACCAACCGGGAACAGCTCGTCTGCCAGTCGGTGATCGGTGAGATCACCTCCCCCCAGGGCGGGATCAATCCCTACCGCATCGATCCGGACGGCCGCGCCGACATCTATCCCGGGGTGGGCGGTATCACCTACGATCTCAGGATCGGCGACCGGGTCTGCGGCCTTTTTGCCGACCACGTGGAGCCCGGGGTCTCCATCTCCAACTTCACCCAGGTCCAGGGCCAGCCTGGTCCCAACCGGGCCTTGAACCTCTTGTCCTGCGCCGGCAATATCGCCAAGGTGGTGTCTGGCGAGGCCAAGGGCAAGACCGGCCGGGTGACCGGCAAGCACGGCGGCATCGAGCACGTGCTGGTGGATTTCGAGCCCGAGATCCTGGAGAGCCTCACCATCGGCGACAAGATCCAGATCAAGGCCCGGGGCTGCGGCCTCGCCTTGCCCGACTTTCCCGGCGTCCGGGTTTTCAACCTGGATCCGGATCTCATCGCGGTCCTGGAGCTGGCCGCCAGCGCCCAGGGCCGGCTGGAGGTGCCGGTGACCCACCGGGTGCCGGCCATGATCATGGGCTCCGGCATCGGCGCCTCCCAGAGCCATTCCGGCGACTACGACATCCAGCTCTTCGACCGCAAGGTGGTGGAGGAGTACGGTCTTGCTACCTTGCGCTTCGGCGATTTCGTGGCTGTGGTGGATGCCGATGCCGCCTACGGCCGGATCTTTCGTACCGGCAGCCTGGTGATCGGCATCATTGTCCACTCCGCCTGCGTGCTGGCCGGCCATGGCCCTGGCGTGATGGTGGTCATGACCAGCCGGGACGGCTCCCTGGTGCCACGGATCGACCCGGACGCCAACCTGCGCCGCGCCTTTGCCCGCCTGAACGGGGCAGAGCCCGCGGCTGGCCGCTGA
- a CDS encoding LptF/LptG family permease: protein MPILLASYLAAEILAFLVASLAIVNGVLLLGKLVPFLDTLLDLGIGAADLVRIAAYLTAAVSRFTMPLATMAGVLLAFGRLGHDREIMGLFAAGIGVRRLLPPVAAVAAACAFITGLFTVELVPASQEAMRGLLLSLAKEKIDRGLKPQRFSDSLGQVVLYVDRIDRQAGRLEGVFVSDGRHRPQPVIITARSGSLAANPAAMTVLLELVDGSMHRSDGEVSETVRFATYQVVIPMAAPRYVAGRDALAMDRRSADLAELAAAVRQQDPGSAKAIELRQELHQRLALPVGCLILSLLAMPLAIQTGHAGRGLGMTVGLLLFVGYYVLMTAGGILAEGRWLGPGLAVWLPNLAYGLLAAGWLWRLERCGLLVGEDLASRLRRLLGRGREEQR from the coding sequence ATGCCCATCCTTCTTGCCTCCTATCTGGCGGCCGAGATCCTGGCCTTCCTGGTGGCCAGCCTGGCCATCGTAAACGGCGTTCTTCTTCTGGGCAAGCTTGTTCCCTTCCTGGATACGCTGCTGGACCTGGGCATCGGCGCCGCCGACCTGGTCCGCATCGCGGCCTACCTCACCGCAGCGGTCAGCCGCTTCACCATGCCCCTGGCCACCATGGCCGGCGTGCTCCTGGCCTTCGGCCGCCTGGGCCACGACCGGGAGATCATGGGCCTGTTCGCCGCTGGCATCGGCGTCCGCCGGCTGCTGCCGCCGGTGGCAGCCGTGGCTGCGGCCTGCGCCTTCATCACCGGCCTCTTCACGGTGGAGCTGGTGCCCGCCAGCCAGGAGGCCATGCGGGGGCTGCTCCTCTCCCTGGCCAAGGAGAAGATCGACCGGGGCCTCAAGCCCCAACGGTTCAGTGACAGCCTGGGGCAGGTGGTCCTGTATGTGGACCGGATCGACCGCCAGGCCGGCCGCCTGGAGGGGGTGTTTGTCAGCGACGGCCGCCACCGGCCACAGCCGGTGATCATCACCGCCCGCTCGGGCTCGCTGGCCGCCAATCCTGCTGCCATGACCGTGCTCCTGGAGCTGGTGGACGGCTCCATGCACCGCAGCGATGGCGAGGTGAGCGAGACCGTCCGCTTCGCCACCTACCAGGTGGTGATCCCCATGGCCGCACCCCGCTATGTGGCGGGCCGTGACGCCCTGGCCATGGATCGCCGGAGCGCCGATCTGGCCGAGCTGGCCGCCGCAGTCCGGCAACAGGACCCCGGCAGCGCCAAGGCCATCGAGCTGCGGCAGGAGCTGCACCAGCGGCTGGCCCTGCCGGTGGGCTGCCTGATCCTCAGTCTTCTCGCCATGCCCCTGGCCATCCAGACCGGCCACGCCGGGCGCGGCCTGGGGATGACGGTGGGACTGCTTCTCTTTGTCGGCTACTATGTGCTGATGACGGCGGGCGGCATTCTGGCCGAAGGCCGCTGGCTTGGCCCTGGGCTCGCGGTCTGGCTGCCCAACCTGGCGTACGGCCTCCTGGCCGCCGGCTGGCTGTGGCGGCTCGAGCGCTGCGGTCTGCTTGTGGGGGAAGACCTGGCCAGTCGGCTGCGCCGTCTTCTCGGCCGGGGCCGGGAGGAGCAACGGTGA
- a CDS encoding TonB-dependent receptor, which translates to MTGFAPRHLPVLFLGLPVTYAYNGGRTFGFRMPVTGISRIEVVRGPGSAVFGADAFAGTINVFTREAEESRGTTTGVRAGSFASYDAWLQHGGSAGPWESAFSLTYRESAGDPQRIVHSDVQSQIDAGLHPLFAIPPASLATPGLLSTRYRIVDAGLALQQSGWTIRLYGFLQDDAGVGCGATQVVDPAGRIDTGLLLTDLVYQTASIRDWDLSLRLSSLYLHEDNFFQMFPPGALVPIGADGNINPNAPVGFGLYTQGLVGNPIATDRQAALESVALYSGVDDHLLRFGAGLRHLKEEAESYQNFGRGVLDPATLFAGGPVAPVDGRLTHLTGGPGIFLLGQERTLWYGFLQDEWALTRAWELIGGVRYDHYSDFGDTTNPRLAVIWEGRPDLTTKLLYGRAFRTPSFAEQHNQNNPSTQGNPEVRPETIDTLEMAFDYQPSPRLRAVFNVFAYWAEDLIDFLPDPAPATSRTARNARDQRGSGWELEADWQLTAALRLRSNLAYQRSKNADTGEIVADAPALKAHAELLWAFQPDWSLDGQLYWVADRERDPDGADPSSPADDDLRPDIPNATWVNLALRCKDIAHHWDAALVVRNLFDADVREPSDGGIPDDYPMPGRSLYGEVRYRF; encoded by the coding sequence ATGACCGGATTCGCGCCGCGACACCTGCCCGTTCTCTTCCTCGGCCTGCCCGTCACCTATGCCTACAATGGCGGCCGGACCTTCGGCTTCCGGATGCCGGTCACCGGCATCTCCCGGATCGAGGTGGTGCGCGGGCCGGGCTCGGCGGTCTTCGGCGCTGACGCCTTTGCCGGCACCATCAATGTCTTCACCAGGGAGGCCGAGGAGAGCCGCGGGACCACTACCGGCGTCCGGGCCGGCTCCTTCGCCTCCTACGACGCCTGGCTGCAGCACGGTGGCAGCGCGGGGCCCTGGGAGAGCGCTTTCAGCCTCACCTACCGGGAGAGCGCCGGCGATCCCCAGCGGATCGTCCACAGTGACGTGCAAAGCCAGATCGATGCCGGACTGCACCCTCTGTTTGCCATCCCTCCCGCCTCGCTGGCAACGCCGGGCCTCCTGTCGACCCGGTACCGGATCGTCGACGCCGGCCTCGCCCTGCAACAGTCTGGCTGGACCATCCGTCTCTACGGCTTTCTGCAGGATGATGCGGGGGTGGGCTGCGGCGCTACCCAGGTGGTCGATCCGGCCGGCCGCATCGACACCGGACTCCTGTTGACCGATCTCGTTTACCAGACGGCATCGATCCGGGACTGGGACCTGAGCCTTCGTCTCAGCTCTTTGTATCTGCACGAGGACAACTTCTTCCAGATGTTTCCCCCCGGCGCCCTGGTGCCCATCGGTGCCGATGGCAACATCAACCCCAACGCCCCGGTCGGCTTCGGCCTCTATACCCAGGGTCTGGTGGGCAATCCCATCGCCACCGACCGGCAGGCGGCCCTGGAGAGCGTCGCCTTGTACAGCGGCGTTGACGATCACCTGCTGCGCTTCGGCGCCGGCCTGCGCCACCTGAAGGAGGAGGCCGAATCCTACCAGAACTTCGGGCGCGGGGTGCTCGATCCGGCCACCCTCTTTGCCGGCGGCCCGGTGGCACCGGTGGATGGCCGCCTGACCCACCTGACCGGCGGCCCCGGCATCTTTCTCCTGGGGCAGGAGCGTACCCTCTGGTATGGCTTTCTCCAGGATGAATGGGCCCTGACCCGCGCCTGGGAGCTGATCGGCGGCGTGCGCTACGACCACTACTCGGACTTCGGCGACACCACCAACCCGCGTCTGGCCGTGATCTGGGAAGGCCGGCCGGACTTGACCACCAAGCTCCTCTATGGCCGCGCCTTCCGGACCCCATCCTTCGCCGAGCAGCACAACCAGAACAACCCCTCGACCCAGGGCAACCCCGAGGTGCGACCGGAAACCATCGACACCCTGGAGATGGCCTTCGACTACCAGCCGTCTCCCCGCCTGCGGGCCGTCTTCAACGTCTTTGCCTACTGGGCGGAGGATCTCATCGATTTTCTCCCGGATCCCGCTCCAGCCACCAGCAGGACGGCGAGGAACGCCCGCGACCAGCGAGGGTCCGGATGGGAGCTGGAGGCCGACTGGCAGCTCACGGCCGCGCTACGGCTCCGTTCCAACCTGGCGTACCAGCGCAGCAAGAATGCGGATACCGGCGAGATCGTTGCCGACGCTCCTGCCCTCAAGGCCCACGCCGAGCTCCTCTGGGCCTTCCAGCCGGACTGGTCCTTGGACGGCCAGCTGTACTGGGTGGCCGATCGGGAGCGGGATCCGGATGGTGCCGATCCGTCAAGCCCTGCCGACGATGACCTTCGGCCCGACATCCCCAACGCCACCTGGGTCAACCTGGCCTTGCGCTGCAAGGATATCGCCCACCACTGGGACGCTGCCCTGGTGGTGAGAAACCTCTTCGACGCGGACGTCCGGGAGCCAAGCGATGGCGGCATCCCGGACGACTACCCCATGCCCGGCCGCAGCCTTTACGGAGAGGTCAGGTACCGCTTCTGA
- a CDS encoding PilZ domain-containing protein, with protein sequence MQETWSKDPATVMKELRLLIEQVTALIVYCKGGPPRRSLVRDIAEHEGSCYLVLQRPSGWTAEQPISFLLYKPEGQPIRGFSFTVTREAGERIAGPCPQEIFQIQRRRWPRVPAAADSTATLIVPGKTRFSAMAVADVSLGGMRLYGTPAYELKVGDLVGPITLKLMMEYATLDHEITVASAAVVRINPRAEGGVEVGLSFTPSDAEAEKLETYINLRGLERSAFQHG encoded by the coding sequence ATGCAGGAGACCTGGAGCAAGGACCCGGCAACGGTCATGAAGGAGCTGCGGCTGCTCATCGAGCAGGTCACCGCTCTCATCGTCTACTGCAAAGGCGGGCCGCCCCGCCGCTCGCTTGTCCGGGACATCGCCGAGCACGAGGGCAGCTGTTACCTGGTTTTGCAACGGCCATCCGGCTGGACGGCCGAGCAGCCCATCAGCTTCCTGCTCTACAAGCCCGAGGGCCAGCCCATCCGCGGCTTCAGCTTCACCGTCACCCGGGAGGCCGGAGAGAGGATCGCCGGACCCTGCCCCCAGGAGATCTTCCAGATCCAGCGCCGCCGCTGGCCCCGGGTGCCAGCCGCTGCCGATTCCACCGCCACCCTCATCGTCCCTGGCAAGACCCGCTTCAGCGCCATGGCGGTGGCCGACGTCAGCCTGGGGGGTATGCGGCTTTACGGCACCCCCGCCTACGAGCTCAAGGTCGGCGACCTCGTGGGGCCGATCACCCTCAAGCTCATGATGGAATACGCCACCTTGGACCATGAGATCACGGTGGCCAGCGCCGCGGTGGTCCGGATCAATCCCCGGGCGGAAGGGGGGGTGGAGGTCGGCTTGAGCTTTACGCCCAGTGACGCCGAGGCAGAGAAGCTCGAGACCTACATCAACCTCCGCGGCCTGGAGCGGTCCGCCTTCCAGCACGGCTGA
- a CDS encoding ATPase, translated as MMVGDFGTSYAKIWDLAVPGREPTVLPNRELAADLTVEVATGHSARRYGRRVVNELVALARGGEALIGRPSFLLVDCGSRDIKYVRFQDGQVQDMGWNAECGASLGFSIELLASYYHVDFRRLAAPREHFPVTCGVLGMSQIFDAIINGLPEEQAVARYVRGIALNAYRFAGSPEEIFLSGGLCDNPVFVASLPCRVVPLGRFVLLTGLARLATPEASTAGKAGAAG; from the coding sequence ATGATGGTGGGCGATTTCGGCACCTCCTATGCCAAGATCTGGGACTTGGCGGTGCCCGGCCGCGAGCCGACGGTCCTGCCCAACCGGGAGCTGGCCGCCGATCTGACGGTGGAGGTGGCCACCGGCCACAGCGCCCGCCGCTATGGCCGGCGGGTGGTGAACGAGCTGGTGGCCCTGGCCCGGGGCGGCGAGGCCCTGATCGGCCGGCCGAGCTTCCTCCTGGTGGACTGCGGCAGCCGGGACATCAAGTACGTGCGCTTCCAGGACGGCCAGGTCCAGGACATGGGCTGGAACGCCGAATGCGGCGCCTCCCTGGGCTTTTCCATCGAGCTTCTGGCCAGCTACTACCATGTGGATTTCCGGAGGCTGGCGGCCCCCCGGGAGCATTTCCCGGTGACCTGCGGGGTCCTGGGCATGAGCCAGATCTTCGATGCCATCATCAATGGCCTGCCGGAGGAGCAGGCGGTGGCCCGCTATGTGCGGGGCATTGCCCTGAACGCTTACCGCTTCGCCGGCTCGCCCGAGGAGATCTTTTTGTCCGGCGGGCTGTGCGACAACCCGGTGTTCGTGGCCAGCCTGCCCTGCCGGGTGGTGCCCCTGGGCCGCTTCGTGCTCCTGACCGGCCTGGCCCGGCTGGCCACCCCTGAGGCAAGCACGGCCGGGAAGGCCGGGGCAGCAGGTTGA
- a CDS encoding LptF/LptG family permease, with amino-acid sequence MSLLTRYLVTRFLALLGQVAGGLLGIYLVVDLFEKIDDFLEAGQPLSMAAAFFVLRLPAVAEELLPVVVLLSGVLVCGLLVRNREWLALQAAGIGLPRILAPVFLAALLVTLAGAVSAQWLQPACNRAANRIWHELVRQEEHTGVVRAGRTFFRGQQGIYTFIQPGVDTDRLQDFVYLEWDEEMAPRLLVSAAVARWTPAGWQLEGGLVKERTPEGGFRTAFAPVDPVALPESPAEFFEPGYRREELSLTDLLARARASGTRAREAWQDVQSRLSYLLLGLPLLALGLPAFLAVARRWGRDLSLAVPLSAALAFLAWGAWGTGQALARAGDLPATVAAWGLHLLLAGLGLAWLRQQNR; translated from the coding sequence GTGAGCCTCCTGACCCGCTACCTGGTGACCCGCTTCCTGGCGCTCCTGGGGCAGGTGGCCGGCGGTCTGCTCGGCATCTACCTGGTGGTGGATCTTTTCGAGAAGATCGACGACTTCCTGGAGGCAGGGCAGCCCCTGTCGATGGCAGCGGCCTTCTTCGTCCTGCGCCTGCCGGCCGTGGCGGAGGAGCTCTTGCCCGTGGTGGTGCTCCTGTCCGGGGTGCTGGTCTGCGGGCTTCTGGTCCGTAACCGGGAGTGGCTGGCCTTGCAGGCGGCCGGGATCGGGCTGCCCCGCATCCTGGCGCCGGTCTTTCTGGCCGCCCTCCTGGTCACTCTGGCCGGCGCTGTCAGTGCCCAGTGGCTGCAGCCGGCGTGCAACCGGGCCGCCAACCGGATCTGGCACGAGCTGGTCCGCCAGGAGGAGCACACTGGGGTGGTGCGGGCCGGCCGTACCTTCTTCCGGGGACAACAGGGCATCTACACCTTCATCCAGCCGGGTGTGGATACGGACCGGCTGCAGGATTTCGTGTATCTGGAGTGGGACGAAGAAATGGCGCCGCGCCTCCTGGTGAGTGCGGCGGTGGCCCGCTGGACCCCGGCCGGCTGGCAGCTGGAGGGCGGCCTGGTCAAGGAGCGCACGCCGGAAGGCGGCTTCCGCACTGCCTTCGCTCCCGTCGATCCGGTGGCCCTCCCGGAATCGCCGGCCGAATTCTTCGAGCCTGGCTATCGCCGGGAGGAGCTGTCCCTGACCGATCTCCTCGCCCGGGCCCGAGCCAGCGGCACCCGGGCCCGGGAGGCGTGGCAGGACGTCCAGTCCCGGCTCAGCTACCTTCTTCTGGGCCTGCCACTTCTGGCCCTGGGCCTGCCGGCCTTCCTGGCCGTGGCCCGGCGCTGGGGGCGGGACTTGTCCCTGGCCGTGCCCTTGAGCGCCGCCCTGGCCTTTCTGGCCTGGGGGGCCTGGGGCACGGGCCAGGCCCTGGCCCGGGCCGGCGATTTGCCGGCGACCGTGGCGGCCTGGGGGCTGCACCTCCTCCTGGCCGGCCTGGGACTGGCCTGGCTGCGGCAGCAGAACCGATGA
- a CDS encoding radical SAM protein, whose product MARPPLILPFFISHAGCPHRCLFCDQQAITGQSAVAAAGLDGGAVAARLDAWLPAARAQGRPVQVAFFGGSFTGLPVLRQEDLLAGVGPRLADGSVAGIRISTRPDALDDATARRLAGRGVTVVELGVQSMDRQVLAAVRRGYSPEAVVQAFAVLRRHGLAVGGQLMIGLPAETPRRLLASGRWLADLAPDFVRLYPTLVLAGSGLARLLAAGRYRPLSLAEAIARSARLCTLFAERGIPVIRIGLQSSPALAASIEAGPYHPAFGELVQGRLLFRQLRRLLARSRPRRLCLSRADESQVRGPGNISLRRLASLGLLAGVELRFLAELPRGTITVDPPS is encoded by the coding sequence GTGGCGCGGCCGCCGCTCATCCTGCCGTTCTTCATCAGCCACGCCGGCTGCCCGCACCGCTGTCTCTTCTGCGACCAGCAAGCGATCACCGGCCAGAGCGCCGTGGCCGCCGCCGGCCTGGACGGCGGCGCGGTGGCGGCCCGGCTGGATGCCTGGCTGCCGGCTGCCCGTGCCCAGGGGCGGCCGGTGCAGGTGGCCTTCTTCGGCGGCAGCTTCACCGGCCTGCCGGTCTTGCGCCAGGAGGACCTCCTGGCCGGGGTCGGTCCCCGTCTGGCCGACGGCTCGGTGGCCGGCATCAGGATCTCCACCCGACCCGATGCCCTGGATGACGCCACGGCTCGCCGTCTGGCCGGCCGGGGGGTGACGGTGGTGGAGCTGGGGGTTCAGTCCATGGATCGGCAGGTGCTGGCCGCCGTCCGCCGCGGCTACAGCCCGGAGGCAGTGGTGCAGGCGTTTGCCGTCCTCCGGCGCCATGGCCTTGCTGTGGGCGGCCAGCTCATGATCGGGCTGCCGGCGGAGACCCCCCGGCGCCTCCTGGCCTCGGGCCGTTGGCTGGCCGACCTTGCCCCGGACTTCGTCCGCCTGTATCCCACCCTGGTCCTGGCCGGCAGCGGCCTGGCCCGGCTCTTGGCCGCCGGGCGCTACCGGCCCCTGTCCCTCGCCGAGGCCATCGCCCGGAGCGCCCGGCTCTGCACCCTGTTTGCGGAGCGCGGCATCCCGGTGATCCGCATCGGCCTCCAGAGCTCCCCTGCCCTTGCCGCCAGCATCGAGGCCGGCCCGTATCATCCCGCCTTCGGCGAGCTGGTGCAGGGCCGGCTCCTTTTCCGCCAGCTCCGCCGGCTCCTGGCCCGGAGCCGACCCCGCCGGCTCTGCCTGTCCCGGGCCGACGAGTCCCAGGTCCGGGGCCCGGGCAACATCAGCCTCCGCCGGTTGGCATCCCTGGGCCTCCTGGCAGGGGTTGAGCTGCGGTTTCTGGCCGAACTGCCCCGGGGCACCATCACCGTCGACCCTCCCTCCTGA
- a CDS encoding multiheme c-type cytochrome codes for MLRTRLAWGLLWSGAALVLLTTPVRAQEDCVACHRGVSKGLVADWESSKHAGHNVTCSTCHGTEHQSTEDAVKASMPDETVCQQCHETQFGQFAKGKHNLGWTVMNALPITHVEPDELIEGGRGCGGCHNMGIKTEAQKKEQHDKGYRYQTNSCDECHTRHSFSKKEALDPRACQQCHMGYDHPQWEMWSSAKHGTRWHAKASGNLPQTAAAPTCQNCHMAGGNHENRTAWGFLGVRLPLPADKQWAADRVTILKALGVLHPETGEPTARLEAVKAADLARLTEEAWSTEREKMVKTCTSCHSERYARGQLEMGDEILRKADRLMAEAIEIVAGLYRDGIIKKPANYAFAYPDLLYFMQTGGGDTDKLSFIDQVLCEMYMKHRMRTYQAFFHVNPDYAYWYGWSMMTKALGEIRELAATMRATHQPR; via the coding sequence ATGCTGCGGACCAGACTGGCTTGGGGATTGTTGTGGAGTGGAGCGGCGCTGGTGCTTCTGACCACCCCGGTTCGGGCCCAGGAGGACTGCGTGGCCTGCCACCGCGGGGTGTCCAAAGGCCTGGTGGCGGACTGGGAATCCAGCAAGCACGCGGGCCACAACGTGACCTGCTCCACCTGTCACGGCACGGAGCACCAGAGCACCGAGGATGCGGTGAAGGCCAGCATGCCGGACGAAACGGTTTGTCAGCAGTGCCACGAGACCCAGTTCGGCCAGTTCGCCAAGGGCAAGCACAACCTGGGCTGGACGGTCATGAACGCGCTGCCCATCACCCACGTGGAGCCGGACGAGCTGATCGAGGGTGGCCGGGGCTGCGGCGGCTGCCACAACATGGGCATCAAGACCGAGGCCCAGAAGAAGGAGCAGCACGACAAGGGCTACCGCTACCAGACCAACTCCTGCGACGAGTGCCACACCCGCCATTCCTTCTCGAAGAAGGAGGCCCTGGATCCCCGGGCCTGCCAGCAGTGCCACATGGGGTACGATCATCCCCAGTGGGAGATGTGGTCCAGTGCCAAGCACGGCACCCGCTGGCACGCCAAGGCCTCCGGCAACCTGCCCCAGACCGCGGCAGCCCCCACCTGCCAGAACTGCCACATGGCCGGCGGCAACCACGAGAACCGCACCGCCTGGGGCTTCCTGGGCGTGCGTCTGCCCCTGCCGGCGGACAAACAGTGGGCCGCGGACCGGGTCACCATCCTCAAGGCCCTGGGGGTGCTCCATCCGGAGACCGGCGAGCCCACCGCCCGGCTGGAGGCGGTCAAGGCCGCAGACCTGGCCCGCCTCACCGAGGAGGCCTGGAGCACCGAGCGGGAGAAGATGGTGAAGACCTGCACGAGCTGTCACTCCGAGCGCTACGCCCGGGGGCAGCTGGAGATGGGCGATGAGATCCTGCGCAAGGCAGACCGGCTGATGGCCGAGGCCATCGAGATCGTGGCCGGGCTTTACCGGGATGGCATCATCAAGAAGCCGGCCAACTACGCCTTCGCCTACCCGGATCTGTTGTACTTCATGCAGACCGGCGGCGGCGACACAGACAAGCTGTCCTTCATCGACCAGGTGCTCTGCGAGATGTACATGAAGCACCGCATGCGCACCTACCAGGCCTTCTTCCACGTCAATCCCGATTACGCCTACTGGTACGGCTGGTCGATGATGACCAAGGCCCTGGGCGAGATCAGGGAGCTGGCCGCCACCATGCGCGCCACCCACCAGCCCCGGTAG